In the genome of Candidatus Dormiibacterota bacterium, one region contains:
- a CDS encoding transglutaminase-like domain-containing protein, with protein sequence MTQSEVLLVTSEHNGEFPISSNALREDDFHHPRLRLLRSRERLDEVVSAAKTQFEKIVLLRGWAHSRWRMSASFYYPPWDAVEILNLARQHGNRGFCAQYAVVFLQACQSMGIHARYVELPGHFVVAVWSDDFDRWVVMDPTNDLHYEKDGLPMRGRDLFRTYWNGEVSGIVQVDSGGRRRAISRSDLTNYGRYAIGLLANQLSEPVEVRCNGSVKKLVLASDYTTYPRVGRDRLEINTESLAWRGAEADAPLPRRPEAGDQDAFRNALNQTVIFLASERFRDRILKVALLSNNSPTFERFLIRSDESTDWVPTTSNTFRWLLHPGMNELSARIETRDGWKASVSSMRLFYKPPLVESLPSFRGNILRFIWHRSV encoded by the coding sequence GTGACCCAATCGGAGGTCCTTCTTGTCACGAGCGAGCACAATGGAGAGTTTCCGATCTCGTCGAATGCCCTTCGGGAGGATGACTTTCATCACCCGCGGCTTCGGCTCCTGCGAAGCCGGGAGAGGCTCGATGAGGTTGTCTCCGCGGCGAAGACTCAGTTCGAGAAGATCGTCCTGTTGAGGGGCTGGGCCCACAGTCGGTGGAGGATGAGCGCGAGCTTCTATTACCCTCCCTGGGACGCGGTCGAGATCCTGAACCTGGCCAGACAGCATGGCAACAGGGGCTTTTGCGCGCAGTACGCGGTCGTATTTCTGCAGGCCTGCCAGTCCATGGGCATCCACGCGCGGTATGTCGAGCTCCCCGGGCACTTCGTGGTCGCGGTCTGGTCCGACGACTTCGACCGCTGGGTCGTGATGGACCCGACCAACGACCTCCATTATGAAAAGGACGGCCTGCCCATGCGGGGCCGTGATCTCTTCAGGACCTATTGGAACGGGGAGGTTTCTGGAATCGTCCAGGTCGACTCCGGGGGTCGCCGGCGGGCGATCAGCCGGTCCGATCTGACGAACTACGGCCGCTACGCGATCGGCCTGCTCGCCAACCAGCTCTCGGAGCCGGTCGAGGTGAGGTGCAACGGTTCCGTGAAGAAGCTCGTCCTCGCGAGCGACTACACGACTTACCCCAGGGTCGGACGAGATCGGCTGGAGATCAACACGGAATCCCTGGCGTGGAGGGGTGCGGAGGCGGATGCGCCCCTTCCGCGCCGCCCGGAGGCGGGCGATCAGGATGCCTTTCGCAATGCGCTCAACCAGACGGTGATCTTCCTGGCCAGCGAGCGGTTCAGGGACAGAATCCTGAAGGTGGCCCTGCTGAGCAACAACAGTCCGACCTTCGAGAGGTTCCTGATCCGTTCGGATGAAAGCACCGACTGGGTGCCGACCACGTCCAACACGTTCAGGTGGCTGCTCCATCCCGGAATGAACGAGCTGTCTGCGCGGATCGAGACCCGCGACGGCTGGAAGGCGAGCGTCAGCTCCATGAGGCTGTTCTACAAGCCGCCCCTGGTCGAGTCTCTTCCTTCCTTTCGCGGAAACATCCTCAGATTCATCTGGCACCGATCGGTCTAG
- a CDS encoding ABC transporter permease, producing MNGPARVERRRRTGAWTGAAVALLALAAPWVAPYPPDRQEDVAGARLLRPLTWAHALRSGPHRLVIVTGLRRTPDGWEFDRGGLRQTLVAADPAEKPAPRFYLLGTDTLGRDLLSRLLYGLRHSVVVAALCVALALVIGAGVGAITGLAGGLWDEVLMRGVEVVMSIPRLLLVLVGAALFRPSNTTLVLLLGGTTWTGLARMVRAETLTFRGSTPALAARAAGSSTLRLIVRHLVPQIAPVLVVFAALRFADTIVLESALSFLGLGAPPPAVSLGDVLASGREALYEAWWVAAAPGALIAAIVLTVRSASRGFLNLLDPPSIG from the coding sequence ATGAACGGGCCCGCGAGGGTCGAGCGCCGGCGCCGGACCGGAGCGTGGACCGGTGCGGCGGTCGCCCTCCTGGCTCTCGCGGCCCCCTGGGTCGCGCCGTACCCGCCGGATCGACAGGAAGACGTCGCGGGCGCCCGCCTGCTCAGGCCCCTGACATGGGCGCACGCGCTACGGAGCGGCCCGCATCGTCTCGTGATCGTGACCGGCCTCCGCAGGACACCTGATGGCTGGGAGTTCGACCGGGGTGGACTCCGGCAGACTCTGGTTGCCGCCGACCCCGCGGAGAAGCCTGCGCCGCGCTTCTATCTGCTGGGGACCGACACCTTGGGCCGGGACCTCCTGAGCCGGCTGCTGTACGGCCTCCGACACTCGGTCGTCGTCGCCGCCCTGTGCGTCGCGCTGGCGCTCGTCATCGGTGCCGGGGTCGGAGCGATCACCGGGCTCGCGGGAGGGCTGTGGGATGAGGTCCTGATGCGCGGCGTGGAGGTCGTCATGTCGATCCCTCGGTTGCTCCTGGTCCTGGTGGGCGCCGCGCTCTTCCGTCCATCGAACACGACCCTCGTCCTGCTGCTGGGGGGAACGACCTGGACCGGGCTGGCGCGCATGGTTCGCGCCGAGACTCTGACGTTCCGAGGGAGCACCCCGGCGCTGGCGGCCCGCGCCGCGGGCAGCTCGACGCTGCGTCTCATCGTCCGGCACCTCGTGCCGCAGATCGCCCCCGTTCTGGTTGTGTTCGCGGCCCTGCGCTTCGCCGACACCATCGTCCTCGAGTCGGCGCTCTCGTTCCTGGGGCTCGGGGCGCCGCCGCCGGCGGTCTCCCTCGGGGACGTCCTGGCTTCCGGGCGCGAGGCGCTCTACGAGGCCTGGTGGGTGGCCGCGGCTCCAGGGGCCCTGATCGCCGCGATCGTTCTGACCGTGCGATCGGCGTCGCGCGGCTTCTTGAACCTGCTGGATCCGCCGTCGATCGGCTAG